From the Ascaphus truei isolate aAscTru1 chromosome 15, aAscTru1.hap1, whole genome shotgun sequence genome, one window contains:
- the GDF5 gene encoding growth/differentiation factor 5 has product MKILKYIPFLLWYLTWGCLDLVPLVLGHSEPGKSHSGAKLGVPVAGGKEKNPLSKANTSRAGNLGHGVGLPKARTKGSIAQTGAILAKKDEPKKQASKTATLETSNGHVVKKQSGAKIGNPRLPLIGSKAVSKIVNIHSDSTGFKPKKTTNPVIEKEQKDAFKHPLITPHEYMLSLYRTLSDAERKGVNGSLKLEAGLANTITSFIDKGQDDRMTVTRRQKYVFDISALEKDGLLGAELRILRKRPTDTKFQVPAKFSQIKLYNCPANKKSATLLDSRSITNIDAPKWEVFDIWKLFKNFKNSAHLCFELEVLEKGKPTDLRSVGFNRTGRQTTEKAIFLVFGRTKKRDLFFNEIKARSGQDDKTVYEYLFNQRRKRRAPLSTRQGKRPNKNSKARCSKKPLHVNFKDMGWDDWIIAPLEYEAYHCEGLCEFPLRSHLEPTNHAVIQTLMNSMDPETTPPTCCVPTRLSPISILYIDSANNVVYKQYEDMVVESCGCR; this is encoded by the exons ATGAAAATACTGAAATATATCCCTTTTCTGCTTTGGTATCTGACTTGGGGCTGTCTGGATTTGGTCCCTTTGGTGCTAGGCCATTCTGAACCAGGGAAAAGCCATTCAGGAGCTAAATTAGGGGTTCCAGTAGCAGGAGGAAAAGAGAAGAACCCATTGTCAAAAGCCAATACGTCCAGGGCTGGAAACTTGGGTCATGGAGTTGGTCTTCCAAAGGCTAGGACCAAAGGTTCCATTGCTCAAACTGGAGCGATTTTGGCCAAGAAAGATGAGCCAAAGAAACAAGCTTCCAAAACAGCTACTCTAGAAACTAGCAATGGGCATGTGGTAAAAAAGCAATCTGGGGCGAAAATTGGGAACCCAAGACTTCCACTCATTGGCAGCAAGGCCGTGTCCAAAATTGTTAATATTCATTCAGATTCTACTGGTTTTAAACCAAAAAAGACTACAAACCCAGTAATTGAGAAAGAACAGAAGGACGCTTTTAAACATCCTCTTATTACTCCTCACGAATACATGCTATCATTGTACCGGACTCTATCAGATGCTGAAAGGAAAGGTGTTAATGGAAGTTTGAAACTGGAGGCTGGATTAGCTAATACTATCACCAGCTTTATAGACAAAGGTCAAG atgACCGAATGACAGTGACAAGGAGACAAAAATACGTTTTTGACATCAGTGCCTTAGAGAAGGATGGCTTGTTGGGTGCAGAACTGCGCATTTTAAGGAAAAGACCCACAGATACTAAATTTCAAGTACCTGCAAAATTCTCGCAGATAAAGTTATACAATTGCCCAGCAAACAAAAAATCAGCTACTCTTCTGGACTCTCGTTCTATTACCAACATCGATGCACCAAAATGGGAAGTCTTTGATATCTGGAAACtttttaaaaattttaaaaaCTCTGCTCATCTGTGTTTTGAACTCGAGGTGTTGGAGAAGGGGAAGCCAACTGATTTAAGAAGTGTGGGATTTAATAGAACTGGAAGGCAGACCACCGAGAAGGCTATATTTCTTGTCTTTGGTAGAACAAAGAAACGTGACTTATTTTTTAATGAGATCAAAGCCAGGTCTGGCCAAGATGATAAAACTGTCTATGAATATTTATTCAATCAAAGGAGAAAGAGACGAGCGCCTCTTTCAACACGACAAGGGAAGAGACCCAACAAGAATTCCAAGGCTAGATGTAGCAAGAAGCCCCTTCATGTTAACTTCAAGGATATGGGTTGGGACGACTGGATTATAGCACCTTTGGAGTATGAAGCATATCACTGTGAAGGGCTGTGTGAATTTCCTCTGAGATCTCATTTAGAACCCACAAACCATGCAGTGATCCAAACATTAATGAACTCTATGGACCCAGAGACTACACCTCCTACGTGCTGCGTCCCAACTAGACTCAGTCCTATAAGTATTCTATACATAGACTCTGCCAACAATGTGGTCTACAAACAATATGAAGACATGGTAGTGGAGTCTTGTGGTTGCAGGTAG